A single Rubrivivax gelatinosus IL144 DNA region contains:
- a CDS encoding amino acid ABC transporter permease translates to MLDLIRDYWLYFLIGQYPQGPLGGLALTLALAALALVLALPLGVVLGVARVSPLRWLRWPVTALVHTVRGLPLLMVIFWAYFFLPAVTGHKTEQFGTMLAALVIFDAVYLAEVVRAGLQGVPHGQFEAARSLGFGYLGAMRLVVLPQALRAMLPSLVNQFVATIKETSLGYIIGLNEISFIAAQVNAQVFTRAAEVYGLLAATYFVLCFGLSRLAWALERRLARGRAPGRVTP, encoded by the coding sequence ATGCTGGACCTGATCCGCGACTACTGGCTGTACTTCCTGATCGGCCAGTACCCCCAGGGCCCGCTCGGCGGCCTGGCGCTGACGCTGGCGCTCGCGGCGCTGGCGCTCGTGCTGGCGCTGCCGCTGGGCGTGGTGCTCGGCGTCGCGCGCGTGAGCCCGCTGCGCTGGCTGCGCTGGCCGGTCACGGCGCTGGTGCACACGGTGCGCGGGCTGCCGCTGCTGATGGTGATCTTCTGGGCCTACTTCTTCCTGCCGGCCGTCACCGGGCACAAGACCGAGCAGTTCGGCACGATGCTCGCCGCGCTGGTGATCTTCGACGCCGTCTACCTCGCCGAGGTCGTGCGCGCCGGGCTGCAGGGCGTGCCGCACGGGCAGTTCGAGGCGGCGCGCTCGCTGGGTTTCGGCTACCTCGGCGCGATGCGGCTCGTCGTGCTACCGCAGGCGCTGCGCGCGATGCTGCCTTCGCTGGTCAACCAGTTCGTCGCGACGATCAAGGAGACCTCGCTGGGCTACATCATCGGCTTGAACGAGATCTCGTTCATCGCCGCACAGGTCAACGCCCAGGTCTTCACGCGCGCGGCCGAGGTCTACGGCCTGCTCGCCGCCACCTACTTCGTCCTCTGCTTCGGCCTGTCGCGGCTGGCCTGGGCGCTCGAGCGACGGCTCGCGCGCGGCCGTGCCCCGGGCCGCGTCACGCCATGA
- a CDS encoding amino acid ABC transporter ATP-binding protein: MIRIEKVNKWYGRYRALVDVDEQVARGEVVVVCGPSGSGKSTLIRTLNRLEPIASGRILIDGQDVHRRGQDVNTLRSRIGFVFQQFNLFPHLTALQNCTLAPVKLLGRTPAEARDEALALLARVGVAHKAEAYPAQLSGGQQQRVAIARALAMRPPLMLFDEPTSALDPEMVGEVLAVMRGLARDGMTMVCVTHEMGFAREVADRVLFMNEGQVLERSRPEEFFSQPRHPRARKFIADLRAPNELRAVD, encoded by the coding sequence ATGATCCGCATCGAGAAGGTCAACAAGTGGTACGGCCGCTACCGCGCGCTCGTCGACGTCGACGAGCAGGTGGCGCGCGGCGAGGTCGTCGTCGTCTGCGGCCCTTCGGGCTCGGGCAAGTCGACGCTGATCCGCACGCTCAACCGCCTGGAGCCGATCGCCAGCGGCCGCATCCTCATCGACGGCCAGGACGTGCACCGGCGCGGCCAGGACGTCAACACGCTGCGCTCGCGCATCGGCTTCGTCTTCCAGCAGTTCAACCTGTTCCCGCACCTGACGGCGCTGCAGAACTGCACGCTGGCGCCGGTGAAGCTGCTCGGGCGCACGCCGGCCGAGGCGCGCGACGAGGCGCTGGCGCTGCTGGCGCGCGTGGGCGTCGCGCACAAGGCCGAGGCCTACCCGGCCCAGCTCTCGGGCGGCCAGCAGCAGCGCGTGGCGATCGCGCGGGCGCTGGCGATGCGCCCGCCGCTGATGCTGTTCGACGAGCCGACCAGCGCACTCGACCCGGAGATGGTCGGCGAGGTGCTGGCCGTGATGCGCGGCCTGGCGCGCGACGGCATGACCATGGTCTGCGTGACCCACGAGATGGGCTTCGCGCGCGAGGTTGCCGACCGGGTGCTGTTCATGAACGAAGGCCAGGTGCTGGAGCGCTCGAGGCCCGAGGAGTTCTTCAGCCAGCCGCGGCATCCGCGGGCGCGCAAGTTCATCGCCGACCTGCGGGCGCCGAACGAGCTGCGCGCCGTCGACTGA
- the hisC gene encoding histidinol-phosphate transaminase: protein MKFRSTLAQLRAFDPPAALRDTTRPLLNLALNENSLGSSPAVAAAVAAALPQLHRYPPTFSDALRQALARRHGVAADRFLVGNGIFELLGLITQAFVAEGDEVVIPTPSFGWYAISARAAGARIVAVPLAAHAIDLDAVAAAVTPATRLVWLCNPHNPMGSLVAAGAIRRLLERLPADVAVVLDEAYAEYARPADLPDSAHWIDEHPNLIVLRTFSKAFGLAGLRVGYAIASPPAVRELGKLKSPPNVNSLAQVAALAALGDEDFLRRSVATVHEAARAYPGFCASRGLGYVPTHANFVMIDLGQDGDAAATEFLRQGIVIRSGSEIGLPSWIRVTLGLEHENRRVFELIDTLLAARRDGAAH, encoded by the coding sequence ATGAAGTTCCGCTCCACGCTCGCGCAGCTGCGCGCCTTCGACCCGCCGGCGGCGCTGCGCGACACGACGCGACCGCTGCTCAACCTGGCGCTCAACGAGAACAGCCTGGGCAGCTCGCCGGCGGTGGCCGCCGCGGTGGCCGCCGCGCTGCCGCAGCTGCACCGCTACCCGCCCACCTTCAGCGACGCGCTGCGCCAGGCGCTGGCACGCCGCCACGGCGTCGCTGCCGACCGATTTCTCGTCGGCAACGGCATCTTCGAGCTGCTCGGCCTGATCACCCAGGCCTTCGTCGCCGAGGGCGACGAGGTCGTGATCCCGACGCCGTCCTTTGGCTGGTACGCGATCTCGGCGCGTGCCGCCGGCGCGCGCATCGTCGCCGTGCCGCTGGCCGCGCACGCGATCGACCTCGACGCCGTGGCCGCCGCGGTGACGCCGGCCACGCGCCTGGTGTGGCTGTGCAACCCGCACAACCCGATGGGCAGCCTGGTGGCCGCCGGCGCGATACGCCGCCTGCTCGAACGCCTGCCGGCCGACGTCGCCGTCGTGCTCGACGAGGCCTATGCCGAATACGCCCGGCCCGCGGACCTGCCCGACAGCGCGCACTGGATCGACGAACATCCCAACCTGATCGTGCTGCGCACCTTCTCCAAGGCCTTCGGCCTGGCCGGGCTGCGCGTGGGCTACGCGATCGCCTCGCCGCCGGCGGTGCGTGAACTGGGCAAGCTGAAGAGCCCGCCCAACGTCAACAGCCTGGCCCAGGTGGCGGCGCTGGCGGCGCTGGGCGACGAGGACTTCCTGCGCCGCTCGGTCGCCACGGTGCACGAGGCGGCGCGCGCCTACCCCGGCTTCTGCGCCTCGCGCGGGCTGGGCTACGTGCCGACGCACGCCAACTTCGTGATGATCGACCTCGGCCAGGACGGCGACGCCGCGGCCACGGAGTTCCTGCGCCAGGGCATCGTCATCCGCTCGGGCAGCGAGATCGGGCTGCCGAGCTGGATCCGCGTGACGCTGGGGCTGGAGCACGAGAACCGCCGGGTGTTCGAGCTGATCGACACCCTGCTGGCCGCCCGCCGCGACGGCGCGGCGCACTGA
- a CDS encoding GNAT family N-acetyltransferase, whose product MEIRRVTQRWELAAVHYLRVEVALSLGIPLDGEIDEKEGDRVDYLLITDGGRPLATGRLRHLDGQAKFERITVASTQQRQGHGSRLILALEDWAHELGYREAVITSKAEAEDFYLRLGYVRDGDVVHGGRFSLVRVSKALGTPAAPAA is encoded by the coding sequence ATGGAGATCCGGCGCGTCACGCAGCGTTGGGAACTGGCGGCGGTGCACTACCTGCGCGTCGAGGTGGCGCTCAGCCTGGGCATCCCGTTGGACGGCGAGATCGACGAGAAGGAAGGCGACCGCGTCGACTACCTGCTGATCACCGACGGTGGCCGGCCGCTGGCCACCGGGCGCCTGCGCCACCTGGACGGCCAAGCCAAGTTCGAGCGCATCACCGTCGCCAGCACGCAGCAGCGCCAGGGCCACGGCAGCCGGCTGATCCTGGCGCTGGAGGACTGGGCGCACGAACTTGGCTACCGCGAGGCGGTGATCACCAGCAAGGCCGAAGCCGAGGACTTCTACCTGCGCCTGGGTTACGTGCGCGACGGCGATGTCGTTCACGGCGGGCGCTTCTCGCTGGTGCGCGTGAGCAAGGCGCTCGGCACGCCGGCGGCGCCCGCCGCCTGA
- a CDS encoding alpha/beta hydrolase domain-containing protein — translation MSFASRRRPRLQNVAARISLAFAGLVLAAGADARVTRLELVSVQPAFEGRSFGSAGRYEHVVARAYYAVAPGDAKNAGIVDLDAAPRNAQGEVEFSADVEILRPREGARGNGRLLYDVPNRGGKLGLALFNDAPYTNSVAKAADAGNGHVFEQGYTVVWSAWQPDVQAGNGRLLLRLPVVPDSRGLSREEAIFDGTANPVTVDLTYPAANPDPSAARLSVRNNEADPRSAPADLRWRYLSPTRIEITRPEGFHLGAIYEFVYPARDSTVAGLGFAAVRDLVSYLREGGAAGNAPAAGQPIRRAYAFGFSQSGRFLRSFVHEGFNVDESERSVFDGVFVHAAGARGVILNQRFAQPGRYSREHEDHLYPADQFPFAWAETQDPVSGRRDGLLRSQGGLPKVVQTDTALEVWQGRASLLASDGAGQPVPIPADVRHYLLAGLPHFPVVGQASTISPVCQYPTNTVFPGATLRALLRDLDEWVAGVQAPPASRFPDAAKGQWRSPDEVPPALSAVPGFTWTGVINRLTAVDQSVVPPREGQPYAVRVPRVDDAGHEIDAIRLPIVEAPRATYLGWNTRRYGYGAPHLCGLAGSRLPLAATRAEREKSGDRRPSIEERYPTPADYLNRVRASAEKLVQQRLLLPADAERFVKEAQARGALD, via the coding sequence ATGTCTTTTGCTTCCCGACGCCGACCGCGACTGCAGAACGTGGCGGCGCGCATCTCTCTGGCCTTCGCCGGCCTCGTGCTCGCCGCCGGCGCCGACGCCCGCGTCACGCGGCTCGAACTGGTCTCGGTTCAGCCGGCCTTCGAAGGCCGCAGTTTCGGCTCCGCCGGCCGCTACGAACACGTCGTGGCACGCGCGTATTACGCGGTGGCGCCCGGCGACGCGAAGAACGCCGGCATCGTCGACCTCGACGCGGCGCCGCGCAACGCGCAGGGCGAAGTCGAGTTCAGCGCCGACGTCGAGATCCTGCGCCCGCGCGAAGGCGCGCGCGGCAACGGCCGCCTGCTCTACGACGTGCCCAACCGCGGCGGCAAGCTCGGCCTGGCGCTGTTCAACGACGCGCCGTACACGAACAGCGTCGCCAAGGCCGCCGACGCAGGCAACGGCCATGTGTTCGAGCAGGGCTACACCGTCGTCTGGAGCGCCTGGCAGCCCGACGTGCAGGCCGGCAACGGCCGCTTGCTGCTGCGGCTGCCGGTGGTGCCCGACAGCCGCGGCCTCAGCCGCGAGGAAGCCATCTTCGACGGCACGGCGAACCCGGTCACGGTGGATCTGACTTACCCCGCCGCGAACCCGGACCCGTCCGCGGCGCGCCTGAGCGTGCGCAACAACGAGGCCGACCCGCGCAGCGCGCCGGCCGACCTGCGCTGGCGCTACCTGTCGCCGACGCGCATCGAGATCACGCGGCCCGAAGGCTTCCATCTCGGCGCGATCTACGAGTTCGTCTACCCGGCGCGCGACAGCACCGTCGCCGGCCTGGGCTTCGCCGCGGTGCGGGACCTGGTGTCCTACCTGCGCGAGGGTGGCGCCGCCGGCAACGCGCCGGCCGCCGGGCAGCCGATCCGCCGGGCCTATGCCTTCGGCTTCTCGCAGAGCGGCCGCTTCCTGCGCAGCTTCGTGCACGAGGGCTTCAACGTCGACGAGTCCGAGCGCAGCGTGTTCGACGGCGTGTTCGTGCACGCCGCCGGCGCCCGCGGCGTGATCCTGAACCAGCGCTTCGCGCAGCCGGGCCGCTACTCCCGCGAGCACGAGGATCACCTCTACCCGGCCGACCAGTTCCCCTTCGCCTGGGCCGAGACGCAAGACCCGGTCAGCGGGCGCCGCGACGGCCTGCTGCGCAGCCAGGGCGGCCTGCCCAAGGTGGTCCAGACCGACACGGCGCTGGAGGTCTGGCAGGGGCGCGCCTCGCTGCTGGCGAGCGACGGCGCCGGGCAGCCGGTGCCCATCCCGGCCGACGTGCGCCACTACCTGCTGGCCGGCCTGCCGCACTTCCCGGTGGTCGGCCAGGCTTCGACCATCAGCCCGGTCTGCCAGTACCCGACCAACACCGTGTTCCCCGGCGCAACGCTGCGTGCGCTGCTGCGCGACCTCGACGAGTGGGTCGCCGGCGTGCAGGCCCCGCCGGCCAGCCGCTTCCCGGACGCCGCCAAGGGCCAGTGGCGTTCGCCCGACGAGGTCCCGCCGGCCCTGTCGGCGGTACCGGGCTTCACCTGGACCGGCGTCATCAACCGCCTCACGGCCGTCGACCAGAGCGTCGTGCCGCCGCGGGAGGGCCAGCCGTACGCGGTGCGCGTGCCGCGTGTCGACGACGCCGGCCACGAGATCGACGCCATCCGCCTGCCGATCGTCGAGGCGCCGCGTGCGACCTACCTGGGCTGGAACACGCGCCGCTACGGCTACGGCGCGCCCCACCTCTGCGGCCTGGCCGGCAGCCGGCTGCCGCTGGCGGCCACCCGTGCCGAACGGGAGAAAAGCGGCGACCGGCGACCCTCCATCGAGGAGCGCTACCCGACGCCGGCCGACTACCTGAACCGGGTGCGCGCTTCGGCGGAGAAGCTGGTGCAGCAGCGCCTGCTGCTGCCGGCGGATGCCGAACGCTTCGTGAAGGAGGCGCAGGCCCGGGGCGCGCTGGACTGA
- a CDS encoding glutathione S-transferase C-terminal domain-containing protein, with translation MATVFPEKTVEQSPDGAFVRQSNRFRTRFGSGPGQLPVAAGRYRLLVSVGCGWSRRQLIVRRLLGLENAISVGYASHRGDDGWEFGDQPGGVDAVFQVPRLNELYRRTEPGYQGRGTVPTVADVHTGRVVSNDYHTLSIDFETAWKPLHRPGAPDLYPEALRPAIDLLNQQLFDDVNNGPYKVLFAQSLQAAAAAKRVFEARLADLDFRLASRRYLFGERLTDADVRLFVTLASFDTNYRPRFPRELGPVVRISDFPHLWAYARDLFATPGFIDEREQVGVGLRPGPDGRYRRGFAEGEEQPADPLSPWLAPHGREALGGSPVSSGPGGAGTVDLWRWGTAA, from the coding sequence GTGGCCACCGTGTTTCCCGAGAAGACCGTCGAACAAAGCCCCGACGGCGCCTTCGTGCGCCAGTCCAACCGTTTCCGCACCCGCTTCGGCAGCGGCCCCGGCCAGCTGCCGGTGGCTGCCGGGCGCTACCGCCTGCTGGTCTCGGTGGGCTGCGGCTGGTCGCGGCGCCAGCTCATCGTGCGCCGCCTGCTCGGCCTGGAGAACGCGATCTCGGTCGGCTACGCCTCGCACCGCGGCGACGACGGCTGGGAGTTCGGCGACCAGCCCGGCGGCGTCGACGCCGTGTTCCAGGTGCCGCGCCTGAACGAGTTGTACCGCCGCACCGAGCCCGGTTATCAAGGCCGCGGCACCGTGCCGACGGTGGCCGACGTGCACACCGGCCGCGTCGTCAGCAACGATTACCACACGCTGAGCATCGACTTCGAGACCGCCTGGAAGCCGCTGCACCGCCCCGGCGCGCCCGATCTCTACCCCGAGGCGCTGCGCCCGGCGATCGACCTGCTCAACCAGCAGCTCTTCGACGACGTCAACAACGGCCCGTACAAGGTGCTGTTCGCGCAGTCGCTGCAGGCCGCGGCAGCCGCCAAGCGCGTGTTCGAGGCTCGCCTGGCCGACCTGGACTTCCGCCTCGCGTCGCGGCGCTACCTGTTCGGCGAGCGCCTCACCGACGCCGACGTGCGCCTGTTCGTCACGCTGGCCTCGTTCGACACCAACTACCGCCCGCGCTTCCCGCGCGAGCTGGGGCCGGTGGTGCGCATCAGCGACTTCCCGCATCTCTGGGCCTACGCCCGCGACCTGTTCGCCACGCCGGGCTTCATCGACGAGCGCGAGCAGGTCGGCGTCGGCCTGCGCCCAGGCCCCGACGGGCGCTATCGGCGCGGTTTCGCCGAAGGCGAGGAGCAGCCGGCCGACCCGCTGTCGCCATGGCTCGCGCCGCACGGCCGCGAGGCGCTGGGCGGCTCGCCGGTGAGCTCGGGCCCCGGCGGCGCCGGCACGGTGGACCTGTGGCGCTGGGGCACGGCCGCCTGA